The sequence AATACAACAGTCCGGCGTTTGCAATTTTAAGAGTTTTAAAAAAAGGCTTGCATTATAAAAAAACATTTGTTACAATTCTAAGCGTAAAGAAGAAAACAATAAAATAACGTTGAAAATGAACAACGAGGTTCAGAAAGTTTGATAATTGTGAAATTATCAAGATTCTAATCTCGTTTTTTATTATAAAAAGAGCTTTTAAGCTCAAAAAAATAAAAGGAGGAAGTACAAATGATTAATGTGGGAGACACAGCATTTATTCTTATTTGTGCGGCGCTTGTTTTCATTATGACGCCGGGATTGGCTCTCTTTTACGGAGGGTTGGGCCGCAGAAAAAACATGGTAAACAACATGATGAACTCTGTGTTCATCTTGGGTCTTGGAATTTCATTGTATGCTTTGATAGGCTACAGTCTTTCTTTCGGAGACGGAGGCGGTCAGATAATAGGTTCTCTTAAAAATGTTGCGCTTAACGGTATAACCAAAGACAGCATTTTCGGCGAAAACTTGCCTACGTTTGCATTTGTTGCTTTCCAGATGATGTTTGCGCTTATTACTCCGGCTATTATTACAGGTTCCGTTGCCGGAAGAATGAAATTTAAAGCGTTATTTATATTCATCGGTTTATGGTCTGTTCTTGTATATTATCCGTTGGCGCATATGGTTTGGGGCGGCGGATTTATTGGCGAAACTTTGAAAGCTTTAGATTTTGCCGGCGGCGATGTTGTTCACATCAGCTCTGGTTTAACCGGTCTTATTCTTGCTATAATTTTAGGCAAAAGACAAGGTTATGCGCAGACCTCTTACAGAGTTCACAATGTTCCTTTAATAGTTTTGGGCATGGGACTTTTGTGGTTTGGATGGTTTGGCTTTAATGCGGGTTCGGCTTTAGCGGCAAACGGTTTGGCTGCTCACGCGTTTATGACAACTGCAGTTTCTGCGGCAATAGCTTTGGTTACATGGTTGGCTATAGATGTAATTAAGCAGGGAAAAGCAACTCTTATCGGCGCTTGCACCGGTGTTGTTGCGGGACTTGTAGGAATTACTCCGGCTGCCGGCTTTGTAAGTATTACCGGAGCATTTGTTATTGGTATAACTACAAGCATAGTGTGCTATTTCGGCATAACGCTTATTAAAAAAGTTCTTAAAATTGACGACGCTCTTGACGCTTTCGGATGCCATGGTATCGGCGGAATTTGGGGCGGATTGTTGACCGGATTTTTTGTTGTTCCCGAACTTAATCTTACGGAAGGACTCGGCGGATTGTTCTACGGCGGCGGCTGGACGCAATTTATTGCTCAGGCGGAAGGTATTTTGGTAACAATTGCAATAGTTATAGTAGGCACTTTGATTTGCGCAGGAATTACGCGAATATTTACTCCTTTAAGAGTTGATAAAAAAGAAGAGCTTCAAGGGCTTGACGTTTCCGAACACGGTGAAAACGCATATCCTTCTTTCTTCGGTTTGGATTAATTAACGGCAAGATGTAAAGCGAAAAATTCAAAGTGGAATTTTTTAAAATAATACGGGAGGAAAAAAATGATTAAGATTGAAGCAATAGTGCGTGAAGAAAAATTAGAAGATATTAAAGAAGCTTTAAATAAAATTCAAGTAAACGGAATCACGGTTTCTCAAGTAATGGGCTGCGGCAAGCAGAAAGGTTATACGGAACTTGTTCGCGGAACGGAAGTTGCAATAACCATGCTTCCCAAAGTAAAGTTTGAAATTTTAGTTTCTTCGCCGGCATGGGAAAAGAAAACAATTGACGCTATTCTCAAAGCGGCATACACGGGAAAACCCGGCGACGGAAAAATTTTCAGTTATGATTTAAGAAACGTCGTGAGAGTTCGCACAAAAGAAACGGGAACCGACGCTATCAATTAGTATTTGGCGTTCGTTGTAAAATAAAAAAGACAGTCGCGCATATTTTATGCGCGGCTGTCTTTTTTGTTATTGCTTTATCTGTTGCTATGATAACATAGCCGTTGCTTACCTTCTTATCATCCTAACTTCCTATCATCATTTGTTCTTCGTTTTCTTAAAGATTTCGTCTCTGCAAATTGCATCGTCGGGTTTGCATTCTTCTGCGGCTATTTCGGCTGCCGCGGCAAGCAGGCTTTGCTCTTCAAGATCGTCAAGCAAAAGCGACGTAAGAGATTTTGCAACTTCTTCTTCCTCTATCGCGATTCCGGAAATGCCTATTTGTTTTAAATGTTCTTTGCTGTGAAGAAAACGCGCTCTTACAAAAATGCGCGCTTTAGGGTTTAGCGCCGCCGCAAGCGACGCTGTTGCGGAAGTTATGCTTAAAGACGGCACGGTTATTATAACGTAATCCGCGCTTGAAATGCCTGCGGCTTCCAAAATATCTTTTTTAGTTGAATCGCCGTAAATTGTGAAAAATCCTTTTGCGCTTAAACTGTTTACGGTGTCCACGTTCATTTCTATTATTATAGGGTGCACGTCATGCTCTAAAAGCATTTGCGTTATTTTTTGCCCCGTCGGTCCGTAGCCTATTATAAGCGCTGTTTTTTTTGCGAGATAATCTTCGGTAGGCAAAAGATTTTTTGCAAGTTCTTGATTTTTATTTCTCTTGCTGCCGCGTTTTTCCGCAACCGCATTTAAGAAGTTCCATAATTTTTCTTTTGAACGCAAGATAGTTTCAAAAGCGGGAATACGTGAAAATACCGCAGGGTTTAAAGTTATTGAAATTATCGCGCATATAACTATTGCGTTGTAAACGGTGTCTCCGGCGAGGTTTAATCTTTTTGCTTCCTGCGCTAAAATGAAAGAAAATTCTCCAACCTGCGCAAGTCCCGCGGCCACGGTAAGCGCCGTGCGTATTGAGTATCCTAAAATTGTAACAACAAACATTGCCGTAAGCGGTTTTACAATAAGAACTATCGCAAGACACGCCAATATTAGAAGAGGATATTCAATAAAATATCTCGGGTCAAAAAGCATTCCCACCGATAAGAAAAACAAAACGGCGAAAGCGTCTCTTAAAGGAAGAATATCTGCCGCAGCCTGATTGCTTACTTTGCTTTTTCCTACAACCATTCCGCCCAAAAACGCGCCTAAAGCAAATGATGCCTGAAATACTACCGCCGCTATCATAGCTGTTGCAAAAGCTATTACAAGAACCGTAAGCGTAAACAATTCCTGCGAGCGCGTTCTTGCCACTTTTGACATAATCCACGGAACAAGTCTTCCGCCTGCTTCTATTACCAAAATCCACAAAACGCCTATTTTTAAAACGGCAAACGCTACCGCTTCCACAATTTTCAAATTGCTTTCGCCGCCGCCGGCAGCGGCGGAATTGGCGCTGTTTAACATTCCTGCAAGAATCGGCAAAACTACCAAAATTAAAACAGTAAGAATATCTTCTACCACAAGCCACCCTACGGCTACGTGCCCATGGACTGTGTTTAAGGCGTCGTTGTCTGATAAAACTCTAAGCAAAACAACCGTGCTGGCTACCGCAAGCCCAAGACCTAAAATAAGTCCGGACTGTAAATCAAGACCTAAAAGCGTTCCTATATAAGTACCTATTACCGTAGCAACTGCGCTTTGCACAATTGCGCCCGGAATAGCTACGCCTTTTACGGCAAGTAAATCGTCTATTTTAAAATGTAATCCTACGCCGAACATTAAAAGTATTACGCCGGCTTCGGAAAGCTGGAAAGCAAGACTGTAGTCTGCGGTAAAAAACGGGGTGTTGGGGCCTATTAAAAAACCTGCAAGCAGATATCCTACGATAGAGGAAAGACCGAGTTTTTGAGTGATAAACCCGAATGCAAGAGCGAAAGCAAATCCTACGCCTAAAATGTAAAGAAGCTGGTATTCGTGCATTTTTTTCCGCCGGGAAGTTTTATTATAGCGGTATTATAGCATATTTTTATTTTATTATTGCTCCGCCTAAAACTACGTCGTTATCGTAAAAAACTACGCTTTGTCCGCTTGTTACCGACATTTGCGGTTCGTAAAAAACAACTTCCGCTTCGTTATTTTCAAGCGCGGTAACTTTTGCTTTTGCCGGAGCGTGCTGTTGTCTTATTTTTGCCATAACGTCAATTTCTGTTTTTGGCGCGGCAATAGAATTCCACAAAACTTTTTGCGCCGTAAGTTTTGACGAATATAAATCTTTTTGCTCGCCGACTACTATAACGT is a genomic window of Endomicrobium proavitum containing:
- a CDS encoding ammonium transporter, with the translated sequence MNVGDTAFILICAALVFIMTPGLALFYGGLGRRKNMVNNMMNSVFILGLGISLYALIGYSLSFGDGGGQIIGSLKNVALNGITKDSIFGENLPTFAFVAFQMMFALITPAIITGSVAGRMKFKALFIFIGLWSVLVYYPLAHMVWGGGFIGETLKALDFAGGDVVHISSGLTGLILAIILGKRQGYAQTSYRVHNVPLIVLGMGLLWFGWFGFNAGSALAANGLAAHAFMTTAVSAAIALVTWLAIDVIKQGKATLIGACTGVVAGLVGITPAAGFVSITGAFVIGITTSIVCYFGITLIKKVLKIDDALDAFGCHGIGGIWGGLLTGFFVVPELNLTEGLGGLFYGGGWTQFIAQAEGILVTIAIVIVGTLICAGITRIFTPLRVDKKEELQGLDVSEHGENAYPSFFGLD
- a CDS encoding P-II family nitrogen regulator; the protein is MIKIEAIVREEKLEDIKEALNKIQVNGITVSQVMGCGKQKGYTELVRGTEVAITMLPKVKFEILVSSPAWEKKTIDAILKAAYTGKPGDGKIFSYDLRNVVRVRTKETGTDAIN
- a CDS encoding cation:proton antiporter, which codes for MHEYQLLYILGVGFAFALAFGFITQKLGLSSIVGYLLAGFLIGPNTPFFTADYSLAFQLSEAGVILLMFGVGLHFKIDDLLAVKGVAIPGAIVQSAVATVIGTYIGTLLGLDLQSGLILGLGLAVASTVVLLRVLSDNDALNTVHGHVAVGWLVVEDILTVLILVVLPILAGMLNSANSAAAGGGESNLKIVEAVAFAVLKIGVLWILVIEAGGRLVPWIMSKVARTRSQELFTLTVLVIAFATAMIAAVVFQASFALGAFLGGMVVGKSKVSNQAAADILPLRDAFAVLFFLSVGMLFDPRYFIEYPLLILACLAIVLIVKPLTAMFVVTILGYSIRTALTVAAGLAQVGEFSFILAQEAKRLNLAGDTVYNAIVICAIISITLNPAVFSRIPAFETILRSKEKLWNFLNAVAEKRGSKRNKNQELAKNLLPTEDYLAKKTALIIGYGPTGQKITQMLLEHDVHPIIIEMNVDTVNSLSAKGFFTIYGDSTKKDILEAAGISSADYVIITVPSLSITSATASLAAALNPKARIFVRARFLHSKEHLKQIGISGIAIEEEEVAKSLTSLLLDDLEEQSLLAAAAEIAAEECKPDDAICRDEIFKKTKNK